The Thermodesulfovibrio thiophilus DSM 17215 genome includes the window AATTTCAACCAACGGTTCTCAGGAGACTATTAAAATTGGTGCTATAATTCAGGCTACAGGATGGAAACCTTACGATGCCAAGAAACTCGGTAAAAAATATGGATATGGAAAATTTAAAGATGTTGTTACCAACTTTGATTTTGAAGAAATTGTTAAGAAAAATAACGGTATAATCAAAAGACCTTCTGATGAAAGAGTTGTCAAAACAGTTCTTTTTGTTCAGTGTGCAGGGCAGAGAGATCCTGAACATTTGCCTTACTGTTCGGGAATGTGTTGTGCAACTACTCTCAAGCAGGCAAGATATGTAACTGACGGAAATCCAGATGCAACAGCAATGGTTATATACAAGGATATGAGAACACCTGGAAAGCTAGAATATTACTATATGGAAGCTCAAAATACGCCGGGAATCATGCTTGCAAAAGGAGAAGTTACAGGAATAAGAGAGGAATATGATAAACTTGTGGTTACTGTAGAAGACTCTCTATTAGGTTCTAAAGCTGAAATAGAAGCTGAAATGGTAGTTCTTGCGACAGGAATGGTTCCGACAACAAAGGACCCACAGGATTATCTGACAGGACTTCAGGAGGCTGCATCAAAAGGAGATGAAGCCAGAATAAAATATATTGAATCAACCAAAAAACCTGAGTTTATTCTAAATTTAAGTTATCGTCAGGGACCAGAGCTTCCTGTTTTAGATGGTGGTTTTGGTTTTGTTGATTCCAATTTTATCTGTTTCCAGTATGAAACACGTAGAACCGGTATATATGCTGTTGGCCCTGTTCGTCAACCGATGAATATGGCAGAAGCAGAGGAAGATGCTAGAGGAGCTGCCTTAAAAGCAATGCAGTGCATAGAACATGTTGCAAAGGGAATGGCTGTTCATCCAAGAGCATGGGATACTTCATTTCCTGAACCGAATCTTACAAAGTGTACAGCATGTAAACGCTGTACAGAAGAATGTCCATTTGGAGCAATTGATGAGGATGAAAAGGGTATTCCTTACTACAAACCAAACAGATGTCGGAGATGCGGAACCTGTATGGGTGCATGTCCAGAAAGAATTGTTTCATTCAAAGACTATAGTGTTGATATGATTGGAACAATGATGAAAAGCGTTTCTGTGCCAAGTGAAGATGATAGACCTCGTATTATAGTTGCATGCTGTGAAAATGATGCATTTCCTGCTACAGAAACAGCGGCTTTGCACAGGCTTACTCTTGACCCTGCAGTCAGATTTATTCAGCTAAGATGTCTTGGTTCAATGAACCTTGTCTGGATTGCAGATGCTCTTTCAAGAGGTGTAGATGGAATGATTCTTCTGGGATGTAAGTTTGGTGAAAACTATCAGTGTCACTTTGCAAAAGGTAGCGAGCTTGCAAAATACAGACTGAGCAAGGTTCAAGAGACACTTGACAGACTTCAGCTTGAATCCGATAGAGTACAGATGTATGAGGTAGCAATTGATGAGTACTGGAGAATTCCAACTATTATAAATGAGTTTATGGATAAAATAAGAGAAATAGGTCCAAATCCATTTAAGGGCTTCTAAGGAGGGAGAATATATGGCAGACGAAATTGTAAAACCAGATTTGACTTTTGCAAAAGAAGTGATAAAATCAGGTGGAGAATCATTAAAAAAATGTTATCAATGTTCAACATGCACTGTTGTATGTAATCTTACGCCTGATAAAGCACCTTTTCCGAGAAAAGAGATGCTTTATGCTCAGTGGGGCATTAAGGAAAAACTCTTTAAAAATCCTGATATATGGCTCTGTCATCATTGTGGTGACTGTACAGCTTATTGTCCAAGAGGTGCAAAGCCTGGTGAGGTTTTAGGTGCTGTAAGAAAACTAATGATAAAAAACTATTCACCTCCAAGTTTTCTTGCTAAATGGGTCTCTGAACCCAAATATCTGCTTCTTATTTTTCTAATACCTCTATTACTGTTCTTTGGAGAAATGGCTATTCTTGGATATTTTAGTGGAGTTGAAATTCCAAGAGATGAAAATGGTGAGATGTCATATGTTGCTTTCTTACCAGCTGTTCCTTGGATAGATGGTCCATTTATGCTGATTGCTGCTTTTGCCATAATTTGCTTTTACTATGGAGTTAAACGATACTGGCTTGACCTGACATCTGGCATGGAGATTAAACGAAAGGATATATACGGCTGCATTTATGAGACAGTTAAAGATATACTGTTACACAAGAAGTTTCAGCTCTGTAGTGTAAATAAGGGACGATACTCAGCTCATATGCTTGTTTTCTATTCTTTTATTGGACTTGCAATAACTACCAGTATCGCATTTTTTTATGAATGGGTTCTTCAATGGGAATCTCCTTATCCGCAGACAAACATTGTAAAAATTATTGGAAATATAAGTGGAATAGCCTTAATTATAGGTATATTTCTTGTGATTGCAAACAGAGCTAAAAATGCTGTAAAACAGGGCATGGGAAGTTATTTTGACTGGTTATTGATTACAATAATTGCGGTAGTGGGTATAACAGGATTTCTTGCAGAGCTTTTAAGATTAGCAGAAGTAGAGACACTCGGTTACGCATCTTATATTGCTCATCTTGTATTTGTCTTTGCTCTTTTTGCCTATGCACCTCATTCAAAAATGGCTCACATGGTATATAGAGCAACAGCAATGGTTTTTGCCAGAGCTGCAATGAGAGAACAATCTATTAAACAGGAAGAGGCAGCATAAAAAGCATAATTTAAAGGGCGGATAAAAAAACCGCCCTTTAAAAATTTTTATTTTATAGTATAAACTTCCTTTTCAGAAACAGGCCCGAGAACAGTTATTGAAAATTCTTTTTCTTTTAGCATGGAGGCAATATCTTTAACTTCTTCATATGAAACTGACTGAAACTGTTTTATCTGTTCCTCAATACAATAAGGTTGTCCGAGATATAGTTCCTCATAGGCTAAGTTTTGCATTATAGAACTCGGTGATTCTGTTGAAAAAAGAAGCTGTGATATTATCTGAGCTTTAGCTCGATTGACTTCTTCTTGTTTTAAATTTTCCGGAATATTTTGAAGTATTATATTGATCAGCTGTATTATTTGATTTATTTTATCAAGTGCACATGCGGTATAAATACCAAACAAACCAGTATCATAATAAAACGAAACAAAAGAGTAAATATTATAAACCCATCCTCTTTTTTCT containing:
- a CDS encoding FAD-dependent oxidoreductase, producing the protein MEKKIGLYICKGCGIGESIDVEKIKNIGKNALRVPVVAISDVLCNNEGIELIKKDIAEQGVNSIVIAGCSPRVKTYEFNFPGCFIERVPLRELAVWTIEAPEEKQLAAEDYVRLGVIKAQKGEIPEPYIIEISKSILVVGGGISGLTAALEAAKAGYDVVLVEKEAELGGFASKLYRRVPTDDFTHGVLGEVNLEPLINEVTSNAKIKVYTSSKIEKIDGQPGDFDVTISTNGSQETIKIGAIIQATGWKPYDAKKLGKKYGYGKFKDVVTNFDFEEIVKKNNGIIKRPSDERVVKTVLFVQCAGQRDPEHLPYCSGMCCATTLKQARYVTDGNPDATAMVIYKDMRTPGKLEYYYMEAQNTPGIMLAKGEVTGIREEYDKLVVTVEDSLLGSKAEIEAEMVVLATGMVPTTKDPQDYLTGLQEAASKGDEARIKYIESTKKPEFILNLSYRQGPELPVLDGGFGFVDSNFICFQYETRRTGIYAVGPVRQPMNMAEAEEDARGAALKAMQCIEHVAKGMAVHPRAWDTSFPEPNLTKCTACKRCTEECPFGAIDEDEKGIPYYKPNRCRRCGTCMGACPERIVSFKDYSVDMIGTMMKSVSVPSEDDRPRIIVACCENDAFPATETAALHRLTLDPAVRFIQLRCLGSMNLVWIADALSRGVDGMILLGCKFGENYQCHFAKGSELAKYRLSKVQETLDRLQLESDRVQMYEVAIDEYWRIPTIINEFMDKIREIGPNPFKGF
- the qmoC gene encoding quinone-interacting membrane-bound oxidoreductase complex subunit QmoC — translated: MADEIVKPDLTFAKEVIKSGGESLKKCYQCSTCTVVCNLTPDKAPFPRKEMLYAQWGIKEKLFKNPDIWLCHHCGDCTAYCPRGAKPGEVLGAVRKLMIKNYSPPSFLAKWVSEPKYLLLIFLIPLLLFFGEMAILGYFSGVEIPRDENGEMSYVAFLPAVPWIDGPFMLIAAFAIICFYYGVKRYWLDLTSGMEIKRKDIYGCIYETVKDILLHKKFQLCSVNKGRYSAHMLVFYSFIGLAITTSIAFFYEWVLQWESPYPQTNIVKIIGNISGIALIIGIFLVIANRAKNAVKQGMGSYFDWLLITIIAVVGITGFLAELLRLAEVETLGYASYIAHLVFVFALFAYAPHSKMAHMVYRATAMVFARAAMREQSIKQEEAA